The segment ACTATGGCGTATTACATTGCTCCTCGTTTTCTCAACAAACTGGCTGTTCATATCACCAAAAACTTCCTCAATTTACCGGGGGTAAGAGTCCCCCTCATTCTGGGGATTCATGGGCATAAGGGTGAGGGCAAATCCTTTCAGTGCGAACTGGTGTTCGAGCGGATGAAAGTGGAAACCGTGCACATGTCTGCTGGGGAACTGGAAAGCCCGGATGCCGGTAATCCCAGTCGGTTGATTCGCCTGCGCTATCGGGAAGCCGCAGACCTGATCAGTAAGCATGGCAAGATGGCAGTGCTGATGATCAATGACCTGGATGCAGGGGCAGGTCGGGTTGATTCGGGCACCCAGTACACGGTGAATACTCAGTTGGTCAATGCTACCCTGATGAACATTGCCGACAACCCGACCAATGTGCAACTGCCCGGCAGCTACGACGCTGAGCCATTGCCCCGAGTGCCTATCATTGTCACTGGTAATGACCTAGGCACCCTGTACGCTCCTGTAGTCCGGGACGGGCGGATGGAAAAGTTTTACTGGGAGCCTAATCGGGACGATCGCCTGGGCATTGTCGGCGGAATTTTTGAGCCAGATGGGCTGTCTGCAGCCCAGATTGAGCAACTGGTAGATCGCTACGAGGGCCAATCGATCGACTTTTTTGGGGCCTTGCGATCGCGGATTTATGATGAACAGGTGCTGTCCTTCATCACCACCGTTGGCTTTGACAAAGTGGGCTCCAGGATTGTCAACAGTAAGGACAAGCCCCCTAATTTTCAGGAACCGGACTTTAGCCTGCCCCACCTGTTCGAGCAGGGAGACTTAATGGTGAAAGAGCAGCAACGCTTGCAGGAACTGCGCCTGGTGGATGCCTACAACCGGGTACTTTCCGACTTTCCCCGCCGGTCTAACATGGCCCCAGGCACATCGCCCCGAGCTGGAAATGGTCCCATTGCAGGGGTATCCAGCTATCCAGCCACTATGCCTGACAACCCTCAGTTCGACCCGATCAGCGCTTCCAGACAACAGGGTGACATCCCCTCTGAGCGCAAAACAATACTGGCTCCAGCGGTGGTCGAACAACTGCGGCGTCTGTTAGCCCAGGGCTATCGAATTGGGGTGGAGTACGTTGATCCGCGGCGATTTCGCACTGGATCTTGGCAGAGCTGTGCTTCCATCCAGACGCATGATGAAGCAGAGGCGATCGCCATCCTGGAAGCCTGCCTGACGGATCACAAGGGGGACTACATCCGCCTGTTTGGCATTGAGCCCAGGGCCAAACAGCGGGTGCTAGAAAGCATTATTCAGCGTCCCTAGAAAGTAACATTGTGTTACAAGTGTATTTCACTTTGTAAGGATTTCTGTGACTTTCGATACCAACCCGATAAACTGAATTTCCAGTTAACAAAACAGTTGTCAGGCAACAGGTAACAGCCAGCAGTTAACTCTGGATGGCTGCTAGCTCTTGTCTTTCAACGGCTTACTGTTGTCACTGGAGAGGTTTTGATGGTTCCTTTAACCTGGTATGACTATCTGATGTTCTCCTCTTTCATGGCTTGCTTGATCGGTCTGACTGTCCTGTTTATGTCAGATAGTGAAGGGACGAGTGAGGCTGAAGCGACAGAACGCCTGTTATTCCGGGGGGCTTTTGCCTGCTGGATGGTTTATGCCATCTGTTTTCGAATGTTGAAAGTGGAAATGGTTACCGAACCTCTGGCCCTCATGTCTCTCCAGATCTCAGCTGGGATTTCCTACCTGCTCACCTTTTCCTGCGTCCTGGCTTTCCCCCTGCATCATCTCTCGGCTTCTTTGAAGCAGGTTGAATAATCTATCCCAATGAAATATCCAGCAACATCATGATGATGAATCCCAGCATGATGCCGATCGTCCCTTCCCGCTCCTGTCCCCGTTGATGGGATTCTGGAATGATCTCATCACAGATGACAAACAGCATGGCTCCGGCAGCGAAAGCCATGGCCCAGGGTAAAATCGATCGGGTAAGGGCAATCAGGCCAATCCCCACCAGGCCACCGATCGGTTCCACTAGGCCGGTTAGCAAACTCACTCCCAGGGCAAACCCGGCGGCATAGCGCTCAGCGGTTAAAGCCACGGCCACCACCAATCCTTCCGGCATATTCTGGAGGCCAATTCCTACGGCTGTGGTAATGCCTTCGCTGGGACCTCCCCCAAAGCTGACCCCGACCGCCAGTCCTTCCGGGAAATTATGCAGGGTAATGGCGGTAATAAAAAGCCAGATGCGGGCCAGGTTGCGGGTGTTGCAGCCATCGCACCCTTTAAAGAAGTGCTCATGGGGAAAGAAGCGGTGAGCCAGGGCTAGAAACAGGCCCCCCAGGGCAATCCCGATGGCCATAATCGTGGCAGCCCCTGCTTTGGAATAGCCCAGGCCGATCGCGGCTTCTGTTCCCGGCACAATCAGGGAAAAGGCGGTCGCAGCCAGCATCACCCCGCCGCCAAAGCCCAGCAAACCGGCGACCCAGCGCTGACTTAGCTTATGGGTCACTAACACAGGGAGTGCGCCAATAAAAGTGGCTAGACCCGCGAGCAGGCTGGCCAGAGAGGCTATTGCAAATTCATTCATAAGGCCCCATTAAACTGGTTTTCCCGAATTTTGGAACATTCCCAGGCTTTGAGGCGCAAGAACCACATTATTTCTTAATGAATCACTGCAGCTAGGGTCGATCGATTATTCTCATAATGTTGCCTTCAAAGATTCATGCGGCCTTGCAATGCGAAAACTCATTAAAGGTGTTCATCAGTTTCAAAGCACTTACTTCAAGACCCATCGGGAATTTTTTGAGGAACTGTCGAAAGAGCAGCATCCTCGCATCTTGTTTATCACTTGTTCCGATTCGCGAATTAACCCCCATCTGATCACCCAGACTGAACCTGGAGAACTCTTTATCATTCGCAATGTAGGCAATATTATTCCGCCCTATGGTGCTGCAACTGGGGGGGAAGCAGCAGCGATCGAGTATGCGATCGAAATTCTCGACATTCGTGAAATTGTGGTCTGTGGCCATTCTAACTGTGGTGCAATCCAGGGGTTGTTTAAGCGCCAGACAATTGGTTCCCGGCTCCCCTCCCTCTCGGAGTGGCTGAAGTATGCCGAATCTACACGCCGGGTGGTGGAGGAGAACTTCCAGAACCTGGAGGGGGATGATCTGGTCAATGCGGCGATCGAAGAACATGTCCTGATCCAGATCGAAAACTTGCGCACTTACCCCTCCGTTAATTCCAAGCTCTATCGGGGGCAGCTTAATATCCATGCCTGGGTTTACAAGATCGAAACGGGTGGAGTCTCGGTCTACAGCACCGAACGGTGTAATATCGAGGCGGAACATGAACCTGTAGACCCATCCACCATGTCCCCCGTTACCCATTAGGGGATGATCGCGCCAGGGCGATCGATCGTGCTAAAGCAGCCCAACATTCCCCCCAAAACGACCCAAAGCCATATCCGGCAGCGCGAAAAACGGGGCCATGATCTGCCCAAACCACCACCAGGGTGAGGGCAAAGAAAATCTGGTGCAGTCGGCTCAAGCCCATCTGTTGCCAGACGGGTCGCCCCTGGCGCAAAATGCGCAAGGCTTCCGATTGAAAGGCCACGTGCTGATTTTCATCATGTAGGATTTGGATACAGATCTGCCGCAACAGCGGCGAGGGTGTGGCATCCCGCAGCGCTTTGTAGTAGACCGTTGCCACCAGTTCAGCCGTGAGTAGTACCATCAGTGCCGTTTCCAGGTTAATCAACCGACGCAGCCTTCGAAATGCGGCATCAGACCAATCGTGACGGGCCAGGGGAATGGCTTCCCGCTCCATGAACCGTCCCAGATCCCTGGCGTGGCGCTGTTCCTCTCCAATGAAAAGCTTCAAGGTTTCAGCGTAGGTTGGGTCACCCCTGCGGACTGTTTCAGCCCGGGCCATCTTCATCAGATGGGACCCCTCAGAGCTTTCTCCCAGTTGAAACTTCTGGATGGACTTGGCGATTGTCTGGCGGTCCTCGTCCGTCAATCGATCCAGAACATCCCAGGGGATGGGGAGCAGATGCTCCCGATTGGAGCGAAAATAGCACAGCCAGTTGGCCAATACCCCGGTGTCAGGGATGACAAGACCTGCCCCTGATATCGGGGGTGTCTGAATACTGCTCATGTTGTTCTCCTGAATGATCTCCCGGATCCGCGATCGCCAAACAATCACGAACTCCCGCTTTCGGTGGGGATACAGCGATCAGGGAAATGAGTCCTGAAATTCTCCGTTTTCTTGATAGCAGGGCAATACTATATGAAGATGAACTCGTATCGAGATCGGCCATGATGAGTAATTCTACGGGTAGTGTGATTAATGGCACCGCCACGGAGCAATGGCCCACTTTCTGGGAGATTTTGCAACGGCTGCATCGGGAAGGAATTTACCTGCATCCAGAGCAACTGGCCGAATTCATGCTCTGCCATGGCCTGCCCGTAGACCTGCGCTATGTTCCGCCCCACCTGCAACAAAAAGCGCAGGCTCTGAATGCAAATTATCGGGGCGATATGGCGAAATTGAGTCAAACCATTGATGATCAAAACTGGTTTTTAGAAGATTTAGCAGCGAGCTATGAGCGACCTAAAGGTGAACAAAAACGATATTGCAGACCTCGAAAAGTCCGATAGGGAAGAAGGGGCTGGACTCACAGCAGCCCAATACCGGCAGAAGATGCAGCGTCGGAAGGAAGTCCAGGCCCAGAGAGTTGCAGAACGATCGCTGGAAAAAGGGCTGATTATCGTTCATACGGGCAATGGCAAAGGCAAGACAACCGCAGCCCTGGGGATGGTGCTGCGATCCCTGGGCCATGGTTATCGGGTGGCGATCGTTCAGTTCATCAAGGGAGCCTGGGAGCCAGCCGAGAAAGCAGCCTTTGCCCCCTGGGGAGAACAGATTGAGTTTCATGCCTTGGGGGAAGGGTTTACCTGGGAAACCCAGGACCGGGAACGGGATGTTCAGAAAGCCCAGGAAGCCTGGGCTATGGCTCTCAACTTGATTCGGAATCCGGCAGTCCGATTGGTGCTGCTGGATGAGGTCAACATTGCCCTCAAGCATGGATTTCTCTCGGTAGCCCAGGTCTTAGCCGGTCTGGAGGAGAAACCGGAGGATACCCACGTCATTTTGACAGGGCGAGGGGCTCCAGCCGAGTTAATCGATCGGGCTGACCTGGTGACGGAGATGACCCTGATTAAACATCCCTTCCGGGAACAGGGGGTAAAAGCCCAGGCAGGGATTGAGTTTTAAACAATCCATCGCCGAGATCTTCCCGAATCATGACCTTTTTGCTCTCCCTTACATCTGAACTATCTCAGAAGGGTGCCAACCATCGGAGTTGATTGAATTAGTTTGTCCGTACTATGATTTTGAAGGAGGTGATCAAACGCAGACAAATCAGCCCCTGAAGGAATTGATAAAATTGAAATCTTGAGTAGATACAGGTACTGAAGTGGCTGCCATTGAAGGCTTTAAGGTCAAAAACTACAGGGCTTTGAGAGAAATTACTCTAGGTAAAATGTGGAATACCCAAGACAGAGACCCTCTTACACCTATGACAGCCGTTATCGGCAAAAATGGTGTAGGCAAAAGTACGCTCTTCGATGCTTTTGTCTTCCTTTCGGACTGTCTGAGGGGAGGTGTTGAAGAGGCCTGTGATGCTCGAGGGCGCGGCGGTTTTGAGAGAATTCGCTCTCAAGGTCAGTCAGGTAGTATCGAATTTGAAATCTATTACAAAGAAGGAAGTAATGCAAGGCCAATCACCTACAATCTGGCCATCGATCTGGACTCCACTGGAAGACCTTATGTGAAACAAGAAAGACTCCGACAAAGGCGGAAAGGCCAAAAGACTGGATGGCCTTTTTCTTTTCTCATCCTCAATGAAGGCAAAGGTGTGGCTTGGAAAGGCGAAGAAGAAGGCAAACAAGTAGATGAACATGGGGAGCAGTTTGATTTACTTAAACTGATCGAAAGGATACGAAAAGGTGAAGCAGAAGAAGAGAGTAAGGAAACAGAAGTTGTAGAGCTGAGTGATAAAAGAAAACTTGGAATTGCAACTTTAGGGGCTCTAAAACAGCATTCCCGAATTTCCTTATTCCGAAAATTTATCGAGGGATGGTACCTGAGTTACTTTACACCTGATGCAGCTAGAAGCCTTCCCCTTGCTGGTCCTCAAAAGCATCTCAATATTCATGGCGATAATCTTGGGAATGTCGTCCAGTTTATGGAGAGAGAGCATCCCCGGAAGTTTCAATCTGTTCTGGATAGGATTTCCAAAAAAATACCAGGCGTACAAAAAATCAACACAGA is part of the Leptolyngbya sp. 'hensonii' genome and harbors:
- a CDS encoding AAA family ATPase, with the protein product MAAIEGFKVKNYRALREITLGKMWNTQDRDPLTPMTAVIGKNGVGKSTLFDAFVFLSDCLRGGVEEACDARGRGGFERIRSQGQSGSIEFEIYYKEGSNARPITYNLAIDLDSTGRPYVKQERLRQRRKGQKTGWPFSFLILNEGKGVAWKGEEEGKQVDEHGEQFDLLKLIERIRKGEAEEESKETEVVELSDKRKLGIATLGALKQHSRISLFRKFIEGWYLSYFTPDAARSLPLAGPQKHLNIHGDNLGNVVQFMEREHPRKFQSVLDRISKKIPGVQKINTEKSLDGRLLLKFNDRGFQDPFYVQQMSDGTLKVFAYLLLLEDPSPPPFICIEEPENGLYHKLLETLAQEFREHATGHQEGSQIFITTHQPYFVDALEPKEVWVLKKGEDGFSTIKRASENPVIRNLVDQGLPVGGLWYSDYLDER
- a CDS encoding ferritin-like domain-containing protein, coding for MSSIQTPPISGAGLVIPDTGVLANWLCYFRSNREHLLPIPWDVLDRLTDEDRQTIAKSIQKFQLGESSEGSHLMKMARAETVRRGDPTYAETLKLFIGEEQRHARDLGRFMEREAIPLARHDWSDAAFRRLRRLINLETALMVLLTAELVATVYYKALRDATPSPLLRQICIQILHDENQHVAFQSEALRILRQGRPVWQQMGLSRLHQIFFALTLVVVWADHGPVFRAAGYGFGSFWGECWAALARSIALARSSPNG
- a CDS encoding carbonic anhydrase encodes the protein MRKLIKGVHQFQSTYFKTHREFFEELSKEQHPRILFITCSDSRINPHLITQTEPGELFIIRNVGNIIPPYGAATGGEAAAIEYAIEILDIREIVVCGHSNCGAIQGLFKRQTIGSRLPSLSEWLKYAESTRRVVEENFQNLEGDDLVNAAIEEHVLIQIENLRTYPSVNSKLYRGQLNIHAWVYKIETGGVSVYSTERCNIEAEHEPVDPSTMSPVTH
- the cobO gene encoding cob(I)yrinic acid a,c-diamide adenosyltransferase; protein product: MSDLKVNKNDIADLEKSDREEGAGLTAAQYRQKMQRRKEVQAQRVAERSLEKGLIIVHTGNGKGKTTAALGMVLRSLGHGYRVAIVQFIKGAWEPAEKAAFAPWGEQIEFHALGEGFTWETQDRERDVQKAQEAWAMALNLIRNPAVRLVLLDEVNIALKHGFLSVAQVLAGLEEKPEDTHVILTGRGAPAELIDRADLVTEMTLIKHPFREQGVKAQAGIEF
- a CDS encoding ribulose bisphosphate carboxylase small subunit; the encoded protein is MAYYIAPRFLNKLAVHITKNFLNLPGVRVPLILGIHGHKGEGKSFQCELVFERMKVETVHMSAGELESPDAGNPSRLIRLRYREAADLISKHGKMAVLMINDLDAGAGRVDSGTQYTVNTQLVNATLMNIADNPTNVQLPGSYDAEPLPRVPIIVTGNDLGTLYAPVVRDGRMEKFYWEPNRDDRLGIVGGIFEPDGLSAAQIEQLVDRYEGQSIDFFGALRSRIYDEQVLSFITTVGFDKVGSRIVNSKDKPPNFQEPDFSLPHLFEQGDLMVKEQQRLQELRLVDAYNRVLSDFPRRSNMAPGTSPRAGNGPIAGVSSYPATMPDNPQFDPISASRQQGDIPSERKTILAPAVVEQLRRLLAQGYRIGVEYVDPRRFRTGSWQSCASIQTHDEAEAIAILEACLTDHKGDYIRLFGIEPRAKQRVLESIIQRP
- a CDS encoding ZIP family metal transporter — translated: MNEFAIASLASLLAGLATFIGALPVLVTHKLSQRWVAGLLGFGGGVMLAATAFSLIVPGTEAAIGLGYSKAGAATIMAIGIALGGLFLALAHRFFPHEHFFKGCDGCNTRNLARIWLFITAITLHNFPEGLAVGVSFGGGPSEGITTAVGIGLQNMPEGLVVAVALTAERYAAGFALGVSLLTGLVEPIGGLVGIGLIALTRSILPWAMAFAAGAMLFVICDEIIPESHQRGQEREGTIGIMLGFIIMMLLDISLG